A single window of Ovis aries strain OAR_USU_Benz2616 breed Rambouillet chromosome 24, ARS-UI_Ramb_v3.0, whole genome shotgun sequence DNA harbors:
- the ANKS4B gene encoding ankyrin repeat and SAM domain-containing protein 4B, protein MSTRYHQAASDSYLELLKEATKRDLNLSDEDGMTPTLLAAYHGNLEALEIICSRGGDPNRCDIWGNTPLHYAASNGHAHCVSFLINFGANIFALDNDLQSPLDAAASREQNECVALLDKAATAQNIMNPKKVTRQKEQAQKNVKKQIKECERLQEKHQNKMARTYSKEESGTLSSAKGTFTRSLLSNASASNTFGSLSKGIKDTLKLKFKKNKDTAEQLGNESRSGQKNVMEVFREDEEDEFSGDFIEKLQLSAKGDSCMQHESILNRPGLGNVVFGRNRIFSPEDISDSRRELGLTMPSELFQRQGEAEADEEGEENNHEGDLPWDEDEVEWEEDVVDATALEVFLQSHYLEEFLPIFMREQIDLEALLLCSDEDLQSIHMQLGPRKKVLNAINRRKRALQQPGQLVDTNL, encoded by the exons ATGTCCACTCGCTATCACCAAGCTGCTAGTGATAGTTACCTGGAACTTCTGAAGGAGGCTACGAAGAGAGATCTGAATCTTTCTGATGAAGATGGCATGACTCCTACACTCCTAGCAGCCTACCATGGGAACTTGGAAGCCCTAGAAATAATCTGCAGCAGAGG AGGGGATCCTAATAGATGTGACATCTGGGGAAATACTCCTTTACATTATGCAGCCTCCAATGGTCATGCCCACTGCGTCTCATTCCTGATCAACTTTGGTGCCAACATCTTTGCTCTGGACAATGACTTACAGTCTCCACTGGATGCTGCTGCCAGCAGAGAGCAGAATGAATGTGTTGCTCTTCTGGATAAGGCTGCCACTGCCCAGAACATCATGAACCCCAAGAAAGTCaccaggcagaaggagcaggctCAGAAGAATGTCAAGAAGCAGATCAAAGAGTGTGAGAGGCTCCAGGAGAAGCACCAAAATAAGATGGCCCGCACATACAGCAAGGAGGAATCTGGGACTCTTTCTTCTGCCAAGGGAACTTTCACTAGGTCACTGCTTTCAAATGCTTCTGCTTCTAACACATTTGGGTCACTGTCTAAGGGTATTAAAGATACCCTCAAGCTTAAGTTCAAGAAGAACAAAGATACAGCAGAGCAGTTAGGGAATGAGAGCAGAAGTGGACAGAAGAATGTGATGGAAGTGTTCAGAGAGGATGAGGAAGATGAATTCTCAGGGGACTTCATAGAGAAGCTCCAGTTGTCTGCAAAGGGGGACAGCTGTATGCAACACGAATCCATTCTCAACCGTCCAGGTCTAGGAAATGTTGTTTTTGGAAGGAATAGAATATTCAGCCCTGAAGACATCTCAGACAGCAGGAGAGAGCTGGGGCTTACAATGCCCAGTGAATTGTTTCAGAGACAAGGAGAAGCTGAGGCTGatgaagagggagaggaaaacaACCATGAAGGTGATCTGCCCTGGGATGAGGATGAAGTGGAATGGGAGGAAGACGTGGTTGATGCTACTGCCCTGGAAGTGTTCTTGCAGTCCCACTACTTGGAAGAATTCCTTCCTATTTTCATGAGAGAGCAAATTGATCTGGAAGCTCTGCTGCTTTGCTCTGATGAGGACCTTCAGAGCATACACATGCAGCTGGGTCCCAGGAAGAAAGTTCTTAATGCCATAAATAGAAGGAAGCGGGCGCTACAACAGCCTGGGCAGCTGGTTGACACCAACCTCTGA